The genomic stretch AGCAGACGTCAAAACGGAAGACAAAGAAGGCTCAAGACCAGCATCCGCCATCGATGGCAAGCCGGCATCGGAAAAGTCCGACGCTTCTCGTCCTCAGTCGGTTATGAGTGATAAGGCTCCATCCGATAAGTCAGCCGATCTCAAGGGAGTACCGGAAATGGAAGAAGCCAAATCGACAGCTCCAGCTAAGGACGTTTCGGGGGAGGTGCGGGACATGAAGGTCGAACAACAGGAAAGCTCACGGCCAGCATCCGCAGGCAGTGAGAAGGACTCCTCACGTCCACCGTCAGCGGCGGACGCTAAGGCCCCGTCAGAGAAGTCAGTTGATTTGAAGGTTGAATCCCGGGAAGCATCGCGGCCCACGTCGGCGGCGAGTGAGAAGGACACATCCCGGCCACAGTCAGCGATCGATGCCAAGACTCCCTCAGAAAAGTCTGTCGATTTGAAGGCTGAGTCGAAGGAAGCTTCACGGCCGGCGTCCGCTGCCGACGATAAGGATTCTTCCCGTCCTCAGTCTGCGATCGATGAGAAAGCTCCATCAGAGAAGTCAGTTGATNNNNNNNNNNNNNNNNNNNNNNNNNNNNNNNNNNNNNNNNNNNNNNNNNNNNNNNNNNNNNNNNNNNNNNNNNNNNNNNNNNNNNNNNNNNNNNNNNNNNCCCGGCCACAATCAGCGATCGATGCCAAGTCTCCATCAGAAAAGTCTATCGATTTGAAAGCTGAGTCGAAGGAAGCTTCACGACCAGCATCCGCTGCCGACGACAAGGATTCTTCCCGTCCTCAGTCTGCGATCGATGAGAAAGCTCCATCAGAGAAGTCAGTTGATTTGAAGGTTGAGTCGAAGGAAGCTTCACGGCCAGCATCCGCTGCCGACAACAAGGAATCTTCTCGTCCTCAATCTGCGATCGATGAGAAAGCATCAGAGAAGTCCGTTGATCTTAAATCTGAGTTTAAGGAAACCTCCCGTCCGCAGTCCGCGATTGACGAGAAAGCTCCATCGGAGAAGTCCGTTGATTTGAAGGCTGAGCCTAAAGAAGAATCGAGGCCAGCTTCTGCTGCCAGCGAGAAGGACACATCCCGACCACAGTCAGCGATCGATGCCAAGACTCCTTCAGAAAAATCTGTCGATTTGAAGGCTGAGTCGAAGGAAGGTTCACGGCCGGCGTCCACTGCCGACGACAAGGATTCTTCCCGTCCTCAGTCTGCGATCGATGCCAAGACTCCCTCAGAAAAATCTGTCGATTTGAAGGCTGAGTCGAAGGAAGCTTCACGGCCA from Anopheles bellator unplaced genomic scaffold, idAnoBellAS_SP24_06.2 scaffold01887_ctg1, whole genome shotgun sequence encodes the following:
- the LOC131214689 gene encoding microtubule-associated protein futsch-like encodes the protein PSRPESVASTRDDKLDQKDAAVPEKKEADVKTEDKEGSRPASAIDGKPASEKSDASRPQSVMSDKAPSDKSADLKGVPEMEEAKSTAPAKDVSGEVRDMKVEQQESSRPASAGSEKDSSRPPSAADAKAPSEKSVDLKVESREASRPTSAASEKDTSRPQSAIDAKTPSEKSVDLKAESKEASRPASAADDKDSSPIDAKSPSEKSIDLKAESKEASRPASAADDKDSSRPQSAIDEKAPSEKSVDLKVESKEASRPASAADNKESSRPQSAIDEKASEKSVDLKSEFKETSRPQSAIDEKAPSEKSVDLKAEPKEESRPASAASEKDTSRPQSAIDAKTPSEKSVDLKAESKEGSRPASTADDKDSSRPQSAIDAKTPSEKSVDLKAESKEASRPASAADDKESSRPQSAIDEKASSEKSVDLKAESKETSRPQSAIDEKAPSEKSVDLKAEPKEESRPASVASEKDASRPQSAIDAKSPSEKSVDLKAETKEESRPASVAGEKDASRPQSAIDEKAPSE